Proteins encoded by one window of Xyrauchen texanus isolate HMW12.3.18 chromosome 24, RBS_HiC_50CHRs, whole genome shotgun sequence:
- the LOC127617778 gene encoding zinc finger BED domain-containing protein 4-like: protein MSQPETNEGILPFSDPVYVKAAVLDPAFGVMWIEHDVLVDDKLKEQLIIEVKNLILQEAEQHTNLEQTGYGDEEEQTKGDETGLFLYHKKQKKSTHFSPAAQLNHYLDNCDGQNCLLFWGMNKEKMPSLFQMAMRVLAVPASSAPVERVFSHGGIIMRPHRSQLSATVLANLIFCKCNTF from the exons ATGTCTCAGCCAGAGACCAATGAAGGAATCCTGCCATTCTCTGATCCTGTTTATGTCAAAGCAGCTGTTCTTGATCCAGCCTTTGGGGTTATGTGGATAGAGCACGATGTATTGGTTGATGACAAGCTGAAGGAGCAGTTGATCATTGAAGTAAAAA atCTGATTCTCCAGGAGGCAGAGCAGCATACCAATTTGGAACAGACAGGTTATGGAGATGAAGAAGAGCAAACCAAAGGTGATGAAACTGGGCTGTTCTTATACCACAAAAAGCAGAAGAAATCCACTCATTTCAGCCCTGCTGCCCAGCTCAACCATTACCTGGACAATTGTGATGGCCAGAACTGCCTTTTGTTTTGGGgaatgaacaaggagaaaatgcCTTCACTGTTTCAAATGGCAATGAGGGTATTAGCTGTGCCTGCTTCAAGCGCACCTGTCGAGCGTGTGTTCAGTCATGGGGGGATTATTATGCGGCCCCATCGTTCACAGCTTAGTGCCACTGTCTTGGCAAACCTTATTTTCTGTAAATGCAACACATTTTAG